The Euphorbia lathyris chromosome 8, ddEupLath1.1, whole genome shotgun sequence genome has a window encoding:
- the LOC136203139 gene encoding uncharacterized protein: MAESTEFRLVSPGIDDQGRMPRKYTGEGQGSQKNISPPLEWYNVPEGTKTLALVVLDLDASEPDGPIVPWAHWVMVNIPASVNRIPEGVSGRLEELGGDYGEIKEGNNDWKQPGWRGPVLPNHGHRFEFRVYALDDALRLGNKVTKEKVLEAIEGHVIGEAVLTCIF; encoded by the exons ATGGCAGAATCTACAGAATTCAGACTAGTCTCCCCAGGCATAGACGACCAAGGTAGAATGCCAAGAAAATACACAGGAGAAGGCCAAGGTTCACAGAAGAACATATCACCACCATTAGAATGGTACAACGTTCCAGAAGGAACCAAGACTCTAGCTCTAGTGGTTCTAGACCTTGATGCATCTGAACCAGATGGTCCGATCGTGCCATGGGCTCACTGGGTCATGGTTAACATACCGGCTTCGGTTAACAGGATTCCGGAAGGGGTTAGTGGGAGATTAGAGGAATTGGGAGGTGATTATGGAGAGATTAAGGAGGGGAATAATGATTGGAAACAACCTGGGTGGCGTGGACCTGTGCTTCCTAATCATGGTCATAGGTTTGAGTTTAGGGTTTATGCTTTGGATGATGCTCTTCGTCTTGGTAATAAG GTAACAAAAGAGAAGGTGTTGGAAGCAATAGAAGGGCATGTGATAGGAGAGGCAGTGCTTACTTGCAttttctga